A window of the Hypanus sabinus isolate sHypSab1 unplaced genomic scaffold, sHypSab1.hap1 scaffold_565, whole genome shotgun sequence genome harbors these coding sequences:
- the LOC132389431 gene encoding zinc finger protein 420-like: MSKQIHLVISNERTSPVHTEKMPLTCSDCGKEFTSSSQLKVHRRVHTGERPFTCSDCGKEFTSLSQLKVHRRVHTGERLFTCSECGEAFTRSSHLLRHQLVHTGEKPFTCSECGEAFTRSSQLQEHQQTHTGEKPFSCSECGKGFTRSSDLKVHQQVHSGVSPFTCSECGKGFMHSSKLRRHLLVHTGERPFTCSECGKGFTQSSKLQTHWLVHTGEKPFACSVCEKGFTRSSQLKEHQRVHTGEKPFTCSDCGKEFARAAQLSVHQRFHTGEKPFSCSECGKRFTLSSDLKVHQRVHTGERPFTCSDCGKRFIRSSQLNTHQCFHTGEKPFICSDCGKRFTLSFRLLRHQLVHTGEKPFICSDCGKEFARSSGLKIHQRVHTGERPFTCSDCGKEFAGSSDLKIHLRVHIGERPFTCSVCGKGFTHSSTLQRHQLVHTGERPFTCSECGKGFTQSSNLLSHQRIHTGERPFTCSDCGKAFAHSSTLLSHQRIHTGERPFTCPECGKGFTRSSKLQRHQLVHTGEKPFTFSDCGKGFT, encoded by the coding sequence ATGTCGAAACAGATTCATTTAGTCATCTCAAATGAACGAACGTCACCAGTTCACACTGAGAAGATGCcgctcacctgctcagactgtgggaaggagttcacttcatcatctcaactgaaggtacatcggcgagttcacactggggagaggccgttcacctgctcagactgtgggaaggagttCACTTCATTatctcaattgaaggtacatcggcgagttcacactggggagaggctgttcacctgctcagaatgtggagaggcattcactcggtcatctcacctactgagacaccagctggttcacactggggagaaaccgttcacctgctcagaatgtggagaggcattcactcggtcatctcaactacaGGAACATCAGCaaactcacactggggagaaaccgttcagctgctcagaatgtgggaagggattcactcggtcatctgacctgaaggtacatcagcaagttcattcTGGGGTGagtccgttcacctgctctgaatgtgggaaaggttTCATGCACTCATCCAAACTACGGAGACACTTgctggttcacactggggagaggccattcacctgctctgagtgtgggaagggattcactcagtcatccaaactaCAGACACACTGgctggttcacactggggagaaaccgtttgcCTGCTCAGtatgtgagaaaggattcacacggtcatctcaactgaaggaacatcagcgagttcacactggggagaaaccgttcacctgctcagactgtgggaaggagttCGCTCGTGCAGCTCAGCTGAGCGTCCATCAAcgatttcacaccggggagaaaccgttcagctgctctgaatgtgggaagagattcactctgtcatctgacttgaaagtacatcagcgagttcacactggggagaggccattcacctgctcggactgtgggaagcgattcattcggtcatctcaactgaacaCACATCAGTgctttcacactggggagaaaccattcatttgctcagactgtgggaaaagattcactctgTCATTTCGCCTACTGAGgcaccagttagttcacactggggagaaaccgttcatctgctcagactgtggaaaggagtTCGCTCGATCATCTGGCTTGaaaatacatcagcgagttcacactggggagaggccgttcacctgctcagactgtggaaaggagtTTGCTGGGTCATCGGATTTGAAAATACATCTGcgagttcacattggggagaggccgttcacctgctctgtgtgtgggaagggattcactcactcatccaccctacagagacaccagctggttcacactggggagaggccattcacttgttctgaatgtgggaagggattcactcagtcatccaaccttttGTCACACCAGCGaatccacactggggagaggccgttcacctgctcagattgtgggaaggcaTTCGCTCACTCATCCACCCTTTTGTCACACCAGCGaatccacactggggagaggccattcacctgccctgaatgtgggaagggattcactcggtcatccaagctacagagacaccagttagttcatactggggagaaaccattcactttctcagattgtgggaagggattcacttag